TCGCGCCAATATATTTCAGCACGCATTCGTTCAGTTCGAGGAATCCTTCGATCTTATTGTCTGTACGCTTCAGTTCGCCAGTCACCAAGGGGGTGCAGTCCTTCATCGACGCGTCCGCCAGGTTGCGATATTTTTCGAGGTCCTTCTGACGCTGAATCTGCTCTTTGCCAACTGGTTTTGGTGTTTCCTTCTCGACGATCTCCATCAGCGTCATCAGTTTCGAGACGTTGAACAGATAGCTGATCACGATCGGATCGACCTTTTCCGAAGCGGGGGCGGCAGTCTTGTCGATGGCGACCTTCAGTTGAGCCAGGCCTTCAGCACCGGCGGCACCCCACACAGCGTCTTTGCTCGTTCCGACGTACAACGCCGTTTCACCGGCAAAGATTCGCTGGAACGAAGCCTTCCGAGTCTCAGGAATGGTGAGTTCGAAAATGCTGACACCGCCGTATTCTTCAAGCGGCTTGACCTGCCAGTCGGACTTCATCTTTGGAAGCAGATTGATGATCTCATCGGCGACCTTGCCATCCGCCGCACGAATCCCGCAAACCATCACATTCTTCTTGGGAGCCGTGGCGTGAACGTCAATAAAGGCGTCGACCACACCGAGATCCGCACCGACGTCCAGCATGTCAAGGAACTTGTTCATCCCTTGTTTCAACGCGACTTTCTCGTCGTCGGTCTTTCCCTCACGAGCCTTGATCTCGATCTCCAACGTCGGTCGTACAGCCGCGTAGAAGTCTTTGGCGTGTTTGATCCGCATTGGATCGAGTGGGAACGTGATTCGGCCAGTTGCCAATGCGTCAGGATGCAATTCCACATTCGCGAAGTAGCTCGGTTTGACCGCGAACTGTTCGATGCTCTTTTGCAGATCGGTCCCAGGTAATGCGGTCACCGATACGTCACCCCGGCCGGTGGGCTTCGGTCCGCTGGTCGTCGTGGTCCAGCCCACGGCGAGTGTGTCTGATTCAACGATGAATCGCTCGGCTTCGTTGAGTTGCTGGATCAGGGCCAGCTTCCGCAGTTCGAAGGCGTTCTTGTCTTCGTTTCGCTGAAACTTGATCAACGCTTCAAATTGCTTACGGAGTTCTTTGAAGGTGTCGCGACGGCTCGTCATGCTAGCGGCGTCGTTTTTCAGCTCGGCAACGATGTCCTTGTTCTGCGCAAGCAGGGCCGCCATGTCCTGGGTGGCAAGAGGCGGATTGCCGGGAACGGCGGATTTCTCCATCGAAATCCAGGCGTAACCCTTGTCGTGACGCAGGTAATAGGGCTTCTTGTTCTTCTCGGCGAACTCGTAATAAACTTTTGGGGTGATTTCTTTCTTCTTGAAACCCATCCCCTCAATGCCTTCGAGGAATCCGACATTCTTTTTTGTCAAGACGTCGATTGGAACGCGCCAGTCGTACGAAAGATCGCTTTTTCGAAAAACGACGTCGATTTCCAGCGGCTTCTTGAGATCAACCCCTTGGGTGAAGGCATCCAACAGGTTGTTCTTGAGTTCAGCCCATTGCTTTTTCAAATCGGCCGTAGGACTCTGTTCGATGAGCCACTGCAGGTCGTCGTAAATTTGAGAGATACTAGGCGCGACAACGCGGATTTTCGCTTCCGACTGTGCGGAAACACTGCCGGCGAAAAGCGTTAGCAAACAGCCGAGAACCAGGGCAAGCTTTCGAACGACCACTATGAACTCCTTTATCCCTTGGTCAGCAATGATTTCGTCAAGCCTGAGAGCGCCTCAGTTCCATTGAGGAAACTTGCTGCAACCTCTTCCAGATTCAGTGATAAACTTTCACCAAACACCCTTCGCGCCGAGACTCCTCGTTGAATCTTGCCACACGAAGTTCGCGCGGGATTCTAACTACGCAGGGCAAATTGGGGAAGCCGCGTTGGTGTTTCTGTTTCCCTCTCGCAAATCAAAGTCCAACCCTTCTCGAAGTAAATCTACGACGATTGTCGGATCGTTCCATCTGCTGAATTCACAATAAGTTACTGTCGCAATAAAAAAAGAGCCCGATCGAGTTCTCGATCGGGCTCTTCGCCATTTGAGCGAACCGCAGTCAGTGTGAGGCAGAAATTAAGTCGATTCGGCTTCGACAAGTTCAGTCGGCGGTGCAACTTCCTGTGTCGAGGCTTCGAAATCGAGCTGTTTCTGGTCGCCAACTTCCTTCACCTTGACGGTGATGGTGTTAGAGCCCTCAAACAGCCCCTGCAACAGGTTTTCGGACATTGGATCTTCGATATAGGTCTCCACAGCGCGACGAAGCGGACGAGCTCCGTATTCCGTGGCATTGCCCTTCTCGATGATGAACTGCTTGGCTTCGTTGCTCAGAATCAGGGACAGACCCTTTTCGGTGAGGCGTTCGCGAACCTTGGCAAGCTCGATCTCAACAATCTGTTTCAGGTTCTCTTCGGTGAGCGAACGGAAGACGACGACTTCATCCAATCGACCGATGAATTCAGGTTTGAATTCACGTTCGAGTTCGTGTTGTAGACGTTCTTTCATGCGATCATAGCTGGTGTCGTTGTCCTTCGGAGCGAACCCGAACTCGTTATTGATCGCAACCGCACCTGCGTTGGTGGTCATAATCAAGATCGTGTTCTTGAAGTCGACTTTCCGGCCAAAGCTGTCCGTCAAGTGCCCTTCTTCCATGATCTGCAGGAGCATGTTGAAAACGTCCGGGTGGGCTTTTTCAATTTCGTCTAGCAGAACGACGGAGTAAGGTCGTCGGCGGATTTTTTCCGTCAATTGCCCACCGTCTTCGAACCCAACATAGCCAGGAGGAGCGCCGATCAGACGGCTGACGTTGTGCTTCTCCATATATTCGCTCATGTCGATCTGGATCAGGGCATCCTGATCACCGAACATGAACTCAGCCAGCGTCTTGGCAGTCAGGGTCTTTCCCACACCGGTCGGGCCGGCGAATAGGAACACCCCTGTCGGACGACGCGGATCTTTCAGGCCACTGCGACTGCGTCGAACGCACTTCGCAACCTGCTTGATCGCTTCGTTCTGGCTGACAACGCGACGATGCAGCTCTTCTTCCATCTTGAGAAGTCGGACCGCGTCTTCGCTCGACAAACGCGTCAGCGGAATCCCCGTCATCTTGGCGACGACTTCCGCGATCACTTCCGCGTCGACGACGCCCTCTTTCTCTTTGGACTTCTCACGCCAGTCCTTGTTGATATTTTCCTTCTTTTTCTTCAGCTTATCCGCTTGATCGCGCAGCGAAGCAGCTTTCTCGAAGTCCTGGTTCGCCACCGCTTCTTCTTTCGCGGTATTCAGGCGTTCGACTTCTTCTTCCAGCTCCTTGAGATCGGGCGGTCGGACCATCGACTTCAAGCGGATGCGGGCGCCCGATTCGTCGATGACGTCGATGGCCTTGTCCGGCAGACAGCGAGCTGTGATGTACCGGGTGGACAATTCGACGGCCTTGGCCAATGCATCGTCGGTGATCTGAACCCGATGGTGTTGCTCGTAGCGGTCGCGCAGTCCCTTCAGGATTTCGATGGTCTGTGCAGGTGACGGCGGCTCAACAATGACCGTCTGGAATCGTCGTTCGAGCGCCCCGTCTTTTTCGATGTACTTGCGGTATTCATCGAGGGTTGTCGCACCGATACACTGGATCTCACCGCGGCTCAGGGCGGGTTTCAGCACGTTGGACGCGTCGATGGCCCCTTCGGCACCACCGGCACCGACCAATGTGTGCAACTCATCGATGAACAGAATCGTGTTCTTCGCACGCTTCACTTCGTTCATCACGGCCTTGATGCGTTCTTCGAACTGCCCACGGTACTTGGTTCCAGCGACCATCATCGCCAGGTCGAGGACCACGATTCGCTTGTCGCGCAACAGTTCTGGCACTTCTCCGTTGACCACCATCTGGGCGAACCCTTCGACGATGGCGGTCTTACCGACGCCCGCTTCACCAAGCAGCACCGGGTTGTTCTTTTGGCGACGGCACAGGATCTGGATCACGCGTTCGATCTCGTTCGATCGACCGATGACTGGGTCAAGCTTTGTCTGCCGAGCCAGCTCGGTCAGGTCGCGACCAAAACTGTCCAGTGCCGGCGTTTTGCTTTTGGGAGTTTTCCCTGACGGACCGGCCTGGCCACTGCCCGCACGTTCCGACGAGCCTTCACCGGCTCCTTCGACACCATGGCCCAGCAGGTTCAGGACTTCTTCGCGGACGTCTTCCAACTTCAGCCCCAGGTTCATCAGGACTTGGGCGGCGACGCCTTCTTGTTCTCGAATCAGTCCGAGCAACAGATGCTCGGTACCGACGTAGTTGTGGTTTAAGTTGCGTGCCTCTTCCATGGCATACTCAACAACTTTTTTCGCCCGCGGCGTCTGTGGCAGCTTGCCCATCGTGACCATGTCAGGTCCCGATTGAACAATCTTCTCAACTTCCAACCGAATCTTTCGCAGATCCACCTCGAGGTTTTTCAGGACGTTCGCGGCAACGCCGGAACCTTCCTTCACCAGACCAAGCAGGATGTGCTCGGTGCCGATGTACTCGTGGTTGAATCGCTGGGCTTCTTGATTGGCCAGTTGCATGACTTTGCGGGCGCGATCAGTGAATCGCTCGTACATCACGAAGCCTCCAGGGTTGTGGGAGACGGAAACATCTCTCGGATTTCGAACGGGGGTGTCACTCGAAAATCTAGTTCAGATCATAGGCTCGATCGCGACTTTGGGCAGGTACGGACAAATTCGGTCGCGAATCAATGACTATCACGAAGGGTAAAATCCGTAAAACTGGACCAGACGTTGCAATCGCATCAGGCCATCCAAGCCTGTGCCGAATTCTAGTAGCGTGTCTCTTCTCGGGCAAGGAGACCACAATCTCCTCATCGAGTGGCTGGGAACGGGCTTGCTTTCTTTTGGCTCGCGGGGACTGATCCCCGTCGCTTCCCGTCTTGCTCCTGTCGAAGCACGCAATCGTGACGGTTGGGCGTTCTCCGTCATCCATCAGAAATGCCGACAAGGTCTAGCTTTCCTTTCCAGAGGTTCGCTTCTAGAATCGCCTTGGTTTCGTCGATCCTCATTCCAGCCTCGCGTGCCAGTTATGAAATGCGGACGTTGCTCCAAACCTGCTGTACTGCATATTACCGAACTGCGCCAAGGCGAAGTCCAGGCGTTGCATCTGTGCGAGAGCTGCGCGAAAGAGTATCTCAGCCACGCACAGCCCTCGAAGCCCGACGCGGTCCCCGAGCCTGACAGTGACGGTGACGAGGCCAGTTTGGACGATCTGGAGCTGCAGCTCTGTCCGAATTGCGGAATTGCCTTCAAAGAGTTTCGCGCACAAGGTCGTCTGGGCTGCCCACACGACTACCTTGTGTTTGAGGATCAGCTGCTGCCGCTGCTGGAAAATATCCACGGCGAGACGAACCATGTCGGAAAGATCCCGAAACGATCGCCGCAGTCAAGCCAATTGCAGTTCAGGTTGATCAAGCTGCGAAATGAGCTTCGATCGTCGATTGAGGAAGAACGCTACGAAGACGCTGCGCGGATTCGTGATTCGATCCGCCAGCTTGAAGAAGGCGAAGTCGAATCCGAGCCGACTCAGATTCCGAAAGAGTTTGAGCCGTAACAGGTAACGACTGACTCGAGATTGATACACCTCGCCGCCCCGCGGCCTGGTGCGATCGCAAAAGAAATTCCAATACGCGTTTGATCGAAGGGACCAATGTGGACCTTGAGTCCTTGACCCGTACCAGCGGCGAATGGCTGAAAGCGACCGGCCCCGATTCTGACATTGTCATGTCGAGTCGGATTCGGCTTGCCCGCAATCTGGCTCAGTATCCGTTTCCCAGCCGCGCGGACGATTCCGTACGAGCTGAAATTGAAGAGTCGCTTCGCACGCTCATTGAAAAGAATCCGGCCGGACGCAAGCTGAATTACATTTCGGTCAGTGCCCTGGAGTTGATCGACCGGCAAATGCTCGTGGAGCGACAGCTGATTAGCCGCGAGCATTCGGAGTCCCACGGGCAACGCGGCGTCGGCATCAGCGACGAAGAAAACATCAGCGTGATGGTCAATGAAGAAGACCATCTACGCATCCAGGTATTAAGAAGCGGATTCGCGCTCGATGAGTGCTGGAGCGAGATCGACGCGATCGACGACGCAATTGAGTCAGAGCGAACATATGCGTTTAGCGACAAATTGGGCTATCTGACGGCTTGCCCCACCAATTGCGGCACAGGAATTCGAGTCAGCGTGCTCATGCATCTTCCGGCGCTCGTTCACACCAAAGAAATTCAGAAGGTGTTTCAGGCGCTGCAGAAGATTAATCTGGCGGTTCGGGGCCTGTACGGCGAAGGCAGTCAGGCGATGGGCGATTTTTATCAAATCTCCAATCAAGTGACGCTGGGCAAAAGCGAAGCCAAACTGATTCGCACGATTCAGGACGTGGTGCCGAATATTGTTTCTTATGAACGCCGCGTACGCCAGGCCCTCGTCAGCGAAAAGCGACAGGGACTGCACGATCAGGTGTCGCGGGCGTATGGCATCCTGAAGACGGCACGCACAATTAGCTCCGAAGAAACGATGGATTTACTATCGAGCGTTCGACTCGGAATCAACCTTGGCCTGATCGATGATCTCGAGATTCCGACTGTGAATGCGCTGTTCATCCATACTCAGCCTGCCCATTTGCAAAAGATTCGCCACGAGAAGCTCGATACCGTTGATCGGAACGTTGCGCGTGCCGATTACATTCGGCAGCGATTGAACGAGCGCAACTAAATCTCGCTCGTTTCCTGGCGATCGCTTCGCAAAAGTGCATCTGAGCGGGATGCTGACCTGTCGTGGTTGACGGAAGTTGACCTGCACAGCGAAGATTGGCACCGGCGATTGTTCCATTGAGATCATTCCGCCGCGATGGAGCGCCTGAGGGTGTCCTCGGGGCGGGTGCTGAGTGAAGAATCGTTGTGATTGAGTTCGTCAAGACCTCTCTTACGGCCCATCGTGGCCAGGATTCGTCGTCAACCCTCACTCAGGTGGTCGTGATCGTGGATCGAATCTTTCTGCCGTTGTCGTTCATCAGTTCAGCCTCGCTGATTGTCGCAATGGTGCTCGGGTTGATGATCGATGACCCCAAGGTGAGATCCGCAGCGGTTCAGGCGGGGGTGCAGTACCACTTTCTTGCCGCACTGGCCGGGCTGGTGCTGGCGACCATGGTTCACGCCATTGTGCTGACCTATTTCATGGGAACTGGTCGGTGGATCGAAGAGACCAGCCAGGCGTATCGGCTTAACCCTGAGTTTCATGCCAGAAGCGCCCGAATCAAGTACCGCACGATTCCACTGATGGTGATCTGCTTCATAATGCTGGTGGTGACCGGCGCGTTTGGCGCGGCTGCCGACCCGGCATCGCCGATGCAAGCGAAAAGCTGGGGAGGCGTCTCGCTTGCCAACCTTCATCTCATCGCTGCCATGGCAACGATTGGGGTCAATCTGCTTGTGAATTGGCTGGAATTCCGGGCTCTTGAGCAAAACGGGCAGGTCGTGGATCAGATTTTGGCAGAAGTCCGCAGGATTCGTATTGAGAAAGGGTTGGCTGTCGATGGCTGAGCAGATGTGACCAACCACCCTGCCCTGACACGTTGACGAGCATCGTTCGCAGACCCGCAGCGAATTCCTCGACGTGGCCGCTCAGCCATGCTGCTCGACAAGTGGCGACCGGCGGGCACGTGGATTCCCCTCATTTTGCGGAGATTGGCGTATTGGGTTTTCGCGACTGGTGAGCCGTCAATATTCTGAAAAAAAGCCGTCTTTCCTGGTTTTCATTCCTGCATTAAACTTCAAGTAGCCCGAACTATTCATGGATTGATATTAGCCCGCAGTGCAAGCGAGGAACTCTCGGTTGATCGTTCGTCGTTTGTGCGAGGAGTGACGCGTGAGTGTGCTGCTCGTCATGTCCTTAGACGACACTGAATCCGGGTTCTGAATTTCGACTGTCCGGGAAAGGATGCCCGATGCGCAGCATTTGTGTGATGAATCAAAAGGGTGGCGTCGGAAAGACGACCACCAGTGTCAATCTGGCCGCTGGCCTGGCCAAGCTGGGCCGCAAAGTGTGCTTGATCGATCTTGACCCGCAAGGGCATGCTTCGCTGCACACGGGGGTTGACGCGTTTGGGCAAACACCGACCGTTTACGATGTGTTTTCGGGCAGGAAGTCGTTGGCAGACGTAAAACAACTCGCCGTCGACAACCTCTGGGTTGTTCCGTCGGACCTGGATCTGGCGGCGACCGAGGTGGAGTTGGTTGATGCCCCGGGACGAGAGATGATCCTGCGTGGCGCCATTGAACGGCTTTGCCAGCAGCAGCCTTTCGACTACATCGTCATGGATTGCCCGCCCTCACTGGGGGTCTTGACGGTAAATGCACTTACCGCGGCGAAAGAGGTCTTCATTCCGCTGCAGCCCCATTTTCTGGCGTTGCAAGGTTTGTCCAAACTGTTCGAGACCACCGCGCTGGTAAAACGACGATTGAATCGTGATCTCGTCGTCAGCGGAATCGTGCTGTGCCTGTACGAAACGTCGACACGCCTTGCGGCCGACATCACCGACGATTTGATGCGGTTTCTCGAGCAGAGCGATCCCAAAGCCCCCTGGAAGAATGCACGAATTTTCGAAAGCCGAATTCGCCGGAATATCAAGCTGGCAGAGGCTCCTAGTTTCGGGCAGTCAATCTTCGATTACGCCGCAAAAAGCCCGGGAGCACTGGATTACGCCGCGCTCGTCTCGGAGGTCGTTGCGGCCGAAGTCGCGATTGCACCCCCGTCCGTCGATCCAGCGTCAGGTCCGATCGCCGCTTAATTTGCACGACTGCCCAAGGCGGACCAGACGATATACGCTGTGGCCGATCGCCGTGCGATGGTGCCTCGCATTCCCCTCCCGCCATCAATGGGGAGGGGGCCGGCGTCGAGCGTGCGCTCAGATCGCGCGGTCGATAGTCGCGTGCCCTCGGTCGATTGTCCTCTCGGCGGCTCTTCGCGGGCACGCTTTACCGCCAGATCTGCCACGAACACGACGTGTTCACCGGTCGCCTGGAAGCCTTCTGGGCGCGGATTCCGGGCGATCTTCGCCGTCGAAGCGCTGGCATCCTCAGGTTTGTTGGCCGTTTCGCCGATCGTCAGGCCCAGAATGCATTCGATGGTCGCTAAACGGACTTGCCGTCGGGTATTATCCCTTTTCGACGAGAAGTCATTCTTTCAACCTTGAGAATTACGCCATGGAGCCCCAGTACACAGTTCTTGCACGCCGATTTCGCCCGCAGACGTTTACTGAGGTGGTTGGGCAGGAACGCGTTGCTCAGACATTGCGCAATGCCATCCACGACGGACGCGTAGCGCATGCCTACTTATTCACGGGGGCTCGCGGAGTCGGCAAGACGTCCATGGCGCGGATTTTTGCCAAGGCACTCAATTGTCCGGACGCCGTCGACGGCGTGCCCTGCAATGTCTGTGAGCAATGTCGAGGGATTTCGGTTGGCCAAGATGTCG
This genomic interval from Schlesneria paludicola DSM 18645 contains the following:
- a CDS encoding UvrB/UvrC motif-containing protein — encoded protein: MKCGRCSKPAVLHITELRQGEVQALHLCESCAKEYLSHAQPSKPDAVPEPDSDGDEASLDDLELQLCPNCGIAFKEFRAQGRLGCPHDYLVFEDQLLPLLENIHGETNHVGKIPKRSPQSSQLQFRLIKLRNELRSSIEEERYEDAARIRDSIRQLEEGEVESEPTQIPKEFEP
- a CDS encoding ATP-dependent Clp protease ATP-binding subunit, translated to MYERFTDRARKVMQLANQEAQRFNHEYIGTEHILLGLVKEGSGVAANVLKNLEVDLRKIRLEVEKIVQSGPDMVTMGKLPQTPRAKKVVEYAMEEARNLNHNYVGTEHLLLGLIREQEGVAAQVLMNLGLKLEDVREEVLNLLGHGVEGAGEGSSERAGSGQAGPSGKTPKSKTPALDSFGRDLTELARQTKLDPVIGRSNEIERVIQILCRRQKNNPVLLGEAGVGKTAIVEGFAQMVVNGEVPELLRDKRIVVLDLAMMVAGTKYRGQFEERIKAVMNEVKRAKNTILFIDELHTLVGAGGAEGAIDASNVLKPALSRGEIQCIGATTLDEYRKYIEKDGALERRFQTVIVEPPSPAQTIEILKGLRDRYEQHHRVQITDDALAKAVELSTRYITARCLPDKAIDVIDESGARIRLKSMVRPPDLKELEEEVERLNTAKEEAVANQDFEKAASLRDQADKLKKKKENINKDWREKSKEKEGVVDAEVIAEVVAKMTGIPLTRLSSEDAVRLLKMEEELHRRVVSQNEAIKQVAKCVRRSRSGLKDPRRPTGVFLFAGPTGVGKTLTAKTLAEFMFGDQDALIQIDMSEYMEKHNVSRLIGAPPGYVGFEDGGQLTEKIRRRPYSVVLLDEIEKAHPDVFNMLLQIMEEGHLTDSFGRKVDFKNTILIMTTNAGAVAINNEFGFAPKDNDTSYDRMKERLQHELEREFKPEFIGRLDEVVVFRSLTEENLKQIVEIELAKVRERLTEKGLSLILSNEAKQFIIEKGNATEYGARPLRRAVETYIEDPMSENLLQGLFEGSNTITVKVKEVGDQKQLDFEASTQEVAPPTELVEAEST
- a CDS encoding protein arginine kinase, yielding MDLESLTRTSGEWLKATGPDSDIVMSSRIRLARNLAQYPFPSRADDSVRAEIEESLRTLIEKNPAGRKLNYISVSALELIDRQMLVERQLISREHSESHGQRGVGISDEENISVMVNEEDHLRIQVLRSGFALDECWSEIDAIDDAIESERTYAFSDKLGYLTACPTNCGTGIRVSVLMHLPALVHTKEIQKVFQALQKINLAVRGLYGEGSQAMGDFYQISNQVTLGKSEAKLIRTIQDVVPNIVSYERRVRQALVSEKRQGLHDQVSRAYGILKTARTISSEETMDLLSSVRLGINLGLIDDLEIPTVNALFIHTQPAHLQKIRHEKLDTVDRNVARADYIRQRLNERN
- a CDS encoding ParA family protein translates to MRSICVMNQKGGVGKTTTSVNLAAGLAKLGRKVCLIDLDPQGHASLHTGVDAFGQTPTVYDVFSGRKSLADVKQLAVDNLWVVPSDLDLAATEVELVDAPGREMILRGAIERLCQQQPFDYIVMDCPPSLGVLTVNALTAAKEVFIPLQPHFLALQGLSKLFETTALVKRRLNRDLVVSGIVLCLYETSTRLAADITDDLMRFLEQSDPKAPWKNARIFESRIRRNIKLAEAPSFGQSIFDYAAKSPGALDYAALVSEVVAAEVAIAPPSVDPASGPIAA